Proteins encoded together in one Quercus lobata isolate SW786 chromosome 3, ValleyOak3.0 Primary Assembly, whole genome shotgun sequence window:
- the LOC115978667 gene encoding histone H1-like, whose protein sequence is MIKEALLALNERSGSSPYAIAKYMEEKNKDVLPLNCKKILGLQLKNSAVRGKLIKIKASYKLSEMAKEEKVTTIITKAVKKPDATKKATKKVTKKVGPKKTKKLTPA, encoded by the coding sequence ATGATCAAGGAAGCTCTGTTGGCTTTGAATGAAAGAAGTGGGTCGAGTCCATACGCTATAGCAAAGTACATGGAAGAGAAGAACAAGGATGTGCTTCCTCTGAATTGCAAGAAGATTTTGGGCCTCCAATTGAAGAACTCTGCTGTAAGAGGAAAGCTTATCAAAATCAAGGCTTCGTATAAGCTATCTGAAATGGCTAAAGAGGAGAAGGTTACAACTATAATAACCAAGGCTGTGAAGAAACCTGATGCTACTAAAAAGGCTACGAAGAAGGTCACGAAGAAAGTTGGGCCTAAGAAGACGAAGAAATTGACTCCTGCTTAG